In the Methylophilus sp. 5 genome, one interval contains:
- a CDS encoding HipA domain-containing protein, with translation MNRRLHKIQDTLIKRYDRLTGDDGQIKRLHQLDLCQLDGKPSTIKYEADGGPTLARCRELLGQNGVVAADTKRFLQWLFFNLYVGNHDSHAKNLSIYFLPQYGVRLTPFYDLLSTSIYAGLSRRFAFSIGGESTPSNIQKEHIVTMASQLGFKAQYVLKIAEEMASALGDKLNETTHAVNAMAAAGTEKTMVERLNHHIARTTKSLQNRLFTR, from the coding sequence ATCAACCGCCGTTTACACAAAATTCAGGACACCCTCATTAAAAGATATGACCGGCTAACAGGCGATGATGGGCAAATTAAAAGACTGCATCAGCTTGATCTCTGCCAATTAGATGGCAAGCCATCTACCATTAAATATGAAGCAGATGGCGGACCAACACTGGCCAGATGTCGCGAGTTACTCGGCCAAAACGGCGTGGTTGCGGCGGATACCAAACGGTTTCTGCAATGGCTATTTTTCAACCTGTATGTTGGCAACCACGATAGCCATGCAAAAAATTTGTCCATCTACTTTTTGCCACAGTATGGCGTCAGGCTGACCCCGTTTTATGACTTGTTATCCACCTCGATATACGCTGGTCTCTCACGCAGGTTCGCCTTCAGCATTGGCGGCGAAAGCACACCATCGAATATACAAAAAGAGCACATCGTCACCATGGCCAGCCAACTGGGGTTTAAAGCACAGTATGTACTAAAAATTGCAGAGGAGATGGCCAGTGCATTAGGAGACAAGCTAAATGAAACGACCCATGCGGTCAACGCCATGGCCGCAGCAGGCACTGAAAAAACAATGGTGGAGCGTTTAAACCATCATATCGCACGCACCACCAAGAGTTTGCAAAACCGCTTATTTACCCGTTAA
- a CDS encoding Crp/Fnr family transcriptional regulator, with product MKGHPNCNQLIESLDSHCHHQLFKHGDWVELTSGQRLNTPGEATDYAYFPTGGVIALMMQQNMKKQMALALVGAEGMVGISHTLGVDVEPYASIVLTPSKAFRIKVKQLYAIKLKNSTFCRVLDKYVAVMFARFAQAILCRSQHNVQQRMASLLLTYSDCASALEFEMTQAMLANLLGVRRSGINNVAITLQQMQILQYSRGHMHIINRASLLKEACQCYANDKDTYTRCFAI from the coding sequence ATGAAAGGCCATCCTAACTGTAATCAGCTGATAGAGTCATTAGATAGTCATTGTCATCATCAGCTTTTTAAACATGGCGACTGGGTAGAGCTGACATCAGGTCAAAGATTGAATACGCCAGGAGAAGCGACCGACTACGCTTATTTCCCAACTGGCGGCGTGATTGCATTGATGATGCAACAGAATATGAAAAAACAGATGGCACTGGCTCTTGTAGGTGCTGAAGGCATGGTAGGCATTTCGCATACCCTTGGAGTGGATGTGGAGCCCTATGCATCCATAGTACTTACTCCTAGCAAGGCTTTCCGCATCAAAGTCAAACAGTTGTATGCGATCAAGCTCAAAAATAGTACTTTTTGCCGAGTGCTGGATAAATATGTGGCTGTTATGTTTGCACGATTTGCACAAGCCATTTTATGTCGCAGCCAGCACAATGTGCAGCAACGCATGGCTAGCTTACTTCTCACCTACAGTGACTGTGCATCTGCTCTAGAGTTTGAAATGACACAAGCCATGTTGGCCAATTTGCTAGGCGTGCGCCGCTCTGGTATCAACAATGTAGCCATTACCTTACAGCAGATGCAGATTCTGCAATATAGCCGTGGTCATATGCATATCATTAACCGAGCATCATTGCTCAAAGAGGCATGCCAATGTTATGCCAACGACAAAGATACATACACGAGATGTTTCGCCATATAA
- a CDS encoding alpha/beta fold hydrolase, with protein sequence MQLHTQTLGQGQPLVLLHGLFGSADNWGSIAKHFSQHYQVICVDLRNHGRSPHSDTQTYSDMADDLLAVLDTLGLAQIHLLGHSLGGKVAMQFATQYPARVSKLIVVDMAMRAYPDRYTQLMDHMLAVNLSQMASRNEVDNALKDAIPNLRVRQFLLTNLVKSGAQLQWRINLPALKANYATLIAAIAVHFDRLSLFIRGERSDYVQERDIAELKQHFPRAEFVTLPTDHWVHAEQPQLFIQAVETYLTNHS encoded by the coding sequence ATGCAACTACATACGCAAACCCTGGGCCAAGGCCAGCCACTCGTTTTACTACACGGCTTATTTGGCTCTGCCGATAACTGGGGCAGTATTGCCAAGCATTTTTCACAGCATTACCAGGTGATCTGTGTCGATTTACGCAATCATGGCCGTTCGCCGCATAGTGATACACAAACCTACTCAGATATGGCTGATGACTTATTGGCGGTGCTGGATACACTCGGTTTGGCGCAAATACACCTGCTCGGTCACTCACTTGGCGGCAAGGTTGCCATGCAGTTTGCCACGCAATATCCGGCAAGAGTGAGCAAGCTTATCGTGGTAGACATGGCGATGCGCGCTTATCCTGACCGATACACGCAGCTGATGGATCACATGCTGGCTGTCAACCTCAGCCAGATGGCATCACGTAATGAGGTGGATAACGCTTTAAAGGATGCAATTCCTAATTTAAGGGTACGGCAGTTTTTACTCACTAATCTGGTCAAAAGTGGAGCGCAGTTGCAGTGGCGAATTAACTTGCCAGCGCTTAAAGCGAATTACGCGACATTGATAGCAGCGATTGCCGTCCATTTCGACCGCCTCAGTTTATTTATTCGCGGCGAACGCAGTGATTATGTGCAAGAGCGTGACATCGCCGAACTTAAACAGCATTTCCCGCGCGCTGAGTTTGTCACCTTGCCTACTGACCATTGGGTGCATGCCGAGCAGCCGCAACTATTTATACAAGCGGTTGAAACGTACTTAACTAATCACAGCTAA
- a CDS encoding cyclopropane-fatty-acyl-phospholipid synthase family protein, protein MNGSPFVLIFHTPAILETFLKRKDPLTFAESYFKCEMDIEGDLAALLALREQFNRLHFDWRLKGRALIDQLIKQVRQPISFRPFQLTHLAAAKEVLTHSRNESKQSIQFHYDVSNAFYALWLDPRMVYSCAYFLTETQDIASAQTAKLDLICRKLQLTRGDAFLDVGCGWGALILHAARYYGVKAHGVTLSSQQYDYAQQQIRKAGLVGRVSVELQDYRDIPGQAQYNKIASVGMFEHVGIKNLAAYFQTIRHLLTSDGLFLNHGITSDTKGWPNNLGHTFVNRYVFPDGQLETISHIQTLMELAEFEIIDVQSMRRHYVLTLKNWISQLVNQHEHALKHVSEATFRIWLSYMTASRLSFENGHLGLYQILVGHRTSDHMKQPLTRDYMSVKPPTRPAILDF, encoded by the coding sequence GTGAATGGCAGCCCTTTTGTGTTGATTTTTCATACGCCTGCCATTCTTGAGACATTTCTCAAGCGCAAAGACCCCCTGACATTTGCCGAATCTTATTTTAAATGCGAGATGGACATAGAGGGTGACCTGGCAGCTTTGCTAGCCTTGCGAGAGCAGTTTAACCGGTTGCACTTCGATTGGCGGCTGAAAGGCCGGGCGCTAATCGATCAACTCATCAAGCAAGTGAGGCAACCGATCTCGTTTAGGCCTTTTCAGCTCACGCATTTAGCAGCCGCAAAAGAGGTACTTACGCATAGCCGAAACGAAAGCAAGCAATCCATTCAATTTCACTACGATGTCTCAAACGCATTTTATGCGTTGTGGCTCGATCCGAGGATGGTCTATTCCTGTGCTTACTTTCTCACCGAGACACAAGATATTGCCAGCGCCCAAACCGCCAAGCTCGATTTAATCTGCCGCAAACTACAGTTGACGAGAGGCGATGCTTTTCTGGACGTGGGTTGTGGCTGGGGTGCACTTATCCTCCATGCCGCCAGATACTATGGTGTGAAAGCGCATGGCGTCACATTGAGCTCACAACAGTATGACTATGCTCAGCAACAGATCAGAAAAGCAGGCTTGGTAGGGCGTGTCTCCGTGGAGTTACAAGATTATCGTGATATCCCTGGTCAGGCCCAGTACAATAAAATTGCGAGTGTGGGCATGTTTGAGCATGTGGGGATCAAAAATCTGGCTGCGTATTTTCAGACTATCCGGCACTTGTTAACGAGTGATGGCCTTTTCCTCAATCACGGCATCACTAGTGATACGAAGGGTTGGCCAAACAACCTTGGTCATACTTTTGTCAACCGTTACGTATTTCCAGACGGACAACTGGAAACAATCAGCCATATTCAAACCCTGATGGAATTGGCTGAATTTGAAATCATTGATGTGCAGTCAATGCGCAGACATTACGTGCTGACTTTAAAGAACTGGATTTCACAGCTGGTTAATCAGCACGAGCATGCACTTAAGCATGTCAGTGAGGCGACGTTCCGAATTTGGTTATCCTATATGACTGCAAGCCGCCTATCGTTTGAAAACGGTCACTTGGGTCTTTACCAGATACTGGTTGGCCACCGAACTTCTGATCACATGAAGCAACCGCTCACCAGAGACTATATGTCAGTAAAACCGCCAACTCGCCCAGCCATTTTGGATTTCTAA
- a CDS encoding Crp/Fnr family transcriptional regulator — MNSFNAPSQNHLLNALPEVDYLRIKDALEFVVMPLGQALYESGGHLKHVYFPTTAIISLLYVLESGASAEIAVVGNEGILGISLFMGGETTPSRAVVQSAGFGYRMRASLLKQEFNRAGPMMYLLLRYTQALITQMSQTAVCNRHHSIEQQLCRWLLLSLDRLSSDELNMTQELIANMLGVRREGVTEAAGKLQRAGLIEYTRGHIRVLDRVKLEKTVCECYQVVKTEFDRLLPDMHRHHQ; from the coding sequence ATGAACTCGTTCAACGCACCGAGCCAAAATCATTTGCTCAACGCATTGCCAGAAGTGGATTATTTGCGGATCAAAGATGCACTTGAATTTGTAGTGATGCCTTTAGGGCAGGCTTTGTATGAGTCTGGAGGCCATTTAAAACACGTTTACTTTCCAACGACTGCCATTATTTCTTTGCTGTATGTGCTGGAGAGCGGAGCCTCTGCAGAGATCGCAGTGGTAGGCAATGAGGGGATTTTGGGGATTTCACTCTTTATGGGGGGAGAAACGACGCCAAGCAGGGCTGTCGTACAAAGCGCCGGATTTGGGTACAGGATGCGAGCCAGTTTGTTGAAACAGGAATTTAATCGTGCAGGACCCATGATGTACCTATTATTAAGGTATACACAGGCCTTAATTACTCAAATGTCTCAAACTGCCGTGTGTAATAGACACCATTCGATTGAACAGCAATTGTGCCGATGGTTATTGTTGAGCCTGGATAGATTATCCTCAGATGAGCTGAACATGACACAGGAGTTGATCGCCAATATGCTAGGGGTACGACGTGAAGGAGTCACTGAAGCCGCCGGTAAATTGCAGCGCGCGGGCTTGATTGAATATACGCGTGGCCATATCCGGGTGCTTGATCGTGTCAAGCTGGAGAAAACCGTCTGTGAATGCTACCAAGTCGTTAAAACTGAATTTGACCGCCTTCTCCCTGACATGCATAGGCATCATCAATAG
- a CDS encoding IS256 family transposase, giving the protein MTVSKPLPNDLIDGLLANYKKPEDLIGENGLLKQLTKALVERALEAEMAEHLGHDKHAPVKNATGNTRNGKSSKTLKGDFGELPIEIPRDRAGSFEPQLIPKHQTRWSGFDEKIISLYARGMTVREIQQHLSEMYGTEISPTLISNVTDAVIDEVKLWQSRPLDSIYPIVYLDCIHVKVRDTGSVRAKAVYLAIGVNMDGHKEVMGLWIAQTEGAKFWLAVVTELKNRGVQDIFIACVDGLKGFPEAIETVYPQATVQLCIVHMVRNSLNYVGWNKRKAVAADLKTIYSAATLAEAERALMDFEHQWSEAYPLIAKSWRSNWQRIIPFFDYPPEIRRVIYTTNAIESVNMSLRKVTKNRGSFPNDESLIKLFYLALQNASKKWSMPLRDWKPALNRFTIQFEDRVPSQ; this is encoded by the coding sequence ATGACCGTATCAAAACCCCTACCCAACGATCTGATTGATGGATTGTTGGCGAACTATAAAAAGCCCGAAGATTTAATTGGTGAGAATGGCCTGCTCAAGCAGTTAACCAAAGCACTGGTTGAACGTGCCCTTGAAGCAGAGATGGCCGAACACCTTGGCCACGATAAACATGCGCCAGTGAAGAATGCCACTGGCAACACCCGCAACGGTAAAAGCAGCAAGACCCTCAAAGGAGACTTTGGTGAGCTGCCGATTGAAATCCCCCGTGACCGCGCAGGCAGCTTCGAGCCACAACTGATCCCCAAGCATCAAACCCGCTGGTCGGGCTTTGATGAGAAGATTATCTCGCTATACGCCAGAGGCATGACAGTACGTGAGATTCAACAGCACTTGTCAGAGATGTACGGCACAGAGATTTCACCGACGCTGATTTCCAATGTCACTGATGCAGTGATTGATGAGGTTAAGCTGTGGCAATCTCGCCCTCTCGACAGCATTTACCCTATTGTCTATCTGGACTGCATCCATGTCAAAGTCAGAGATACTGGTAGTGTGCGTGCCAAGGCGGTGTATCTCGCCATAGGCGTCAACATGGACGGTCACAAGGAAGTGATGGGCTTATGGATTGCGCAGACTGAAGGCGCCAAGTTCTGGCTGGCGGTCGTGACTGAACTCAAGAACCGTGGCGTACAAGACATCTTCATTGCCTGCGTGGATGGCTTAAAAGGTTTCCCTGAAGCGATCGAGACAGTCTATCCGCAAGCCACGGTGCAGCTTTGCATTGTCCACATGGTGCGCAACAGCCTGAACTATGTGGGCTGGAACAAGCGCAAAGCGGTTGCAGCTGACCTGAAGACGATTTACAGCGCTGCCACACTGGCTGAGGCTGAAAGGGCGCTGATGGACTTTGAGCATCAGTGGAGTGAGGCTTACCCCTTAATTGCCAAATCCTGGCGCAGCAACTGGCAGCGCATCATTCCGTTCTTTGACTATCCGCCTGAAATCAGGCGCGTGATTTACACCACCAACGCCATTGAGTCTGTGAATATGAGTTTGCGGAAAGTCACCAAGAATCGTGGCTCGTTTCCGAATGATGAGTCGTTGATTAAATTGTTCTACCTAGCATTACAAAACGCTAGCAAAAAGTGGTCTATGCCACTGAGAGATTGGAAACCTGCGCTAAACAGGTTTACCATACAGTTCGAGGACAGAGTGCCTAGTCAGTAA
- a CDS encoding phage tail sheath C-terminal domain-containing protein: protein MAVYNTPGVYIQEVSKLPPSIPALATAIPAFIGYTERADQQGTALLLAPTKITSLLAYEALFGAASTPTVTLWLNAQQQVIAATVDQPFYLYDSVRLFFANGGSQCVIVSVGDYSDELTAARLAAGLNALETDPLPTLIVMPEASCCEEPHTLEAAALAQCARVQNRFVLFDLRLQNNPVDFAAEAARFRQSLGMDHLKYGAAYGPWLIASLARATQFKQLVFKRKSDGATASAEQLTQDQGMLALIAEIRAASLAAATPASQAQLQSLTQRLYNQYVLAKQWLDAANLALNTLPASGAVAGAYAAVDDSRGVWKAPANVPLKQAIRPVLNLTNAQQADYNVDADAGKSINIIRKFTGKGTLIWGARTLAGNDNEWRYVNVRRLFSWVEASINHGLQALVFEPNDANTWLRAQAMIEHFLTLLWRQGALQGSKPAHAFFVNIGLGKTMTADDIVQGLMRIEIGMAAVRPAEFIVLKLKVTISQNG, encoded by the coding sequence ATGGCTGTTTACAATACGCCCGGCGTTTATATACAAGAAGTGAGCAAGCTGCCGCCGAGCATTCCAGCATTAGCAACCGCTATCCCGGCCTTTATCGGCTATACCGAACGTGCAGACCAACAAGGCACTGCGTTGTTGCTGGCACCAACCAAAATTACGTCACTGCTGGCATATGAGGCGCTGTTTGGCGCTGCATCCACGCCAACGGTCACGCTATGGCTCAATGCACAACAGCAAGTGATCGCTGCAACTGTTGATCAGCCTTTTTATCTCTATGACAGTGTGCGGCTATTTTTTGCCAATGGCGGTAGCCAATGCGTGATTGTGTCGGTGGGCGATTACAGTGATGAGCTGACGGCCGCCCGGCTAGCCGCCGGTTTAAATGCGCTTGAAACAGACCCGTTGCCGACGCTAATCGTGATGCCGGAAGCGTCATGCTGTGAAGAGCCACATACGCTGGAGGCAGCGGCGCTGGCGCAGTGCGCACGGGTACAAAACCGTTTTGTGCTGTTTGATTTACGTTTACAAAACAACCCGGTCGACTTTGCGGCTGAAGCTGCCCGTTTCAGGCAAAGCCTGGGCATGGATCATCTTAAATATGGGGCAGCCTACGGGCCATGGCTGATTGCCAGCCTGGCCAGAGCCACCCAATTCAAGCAACTGGTGTTTAAACGCAAAAGTGACGGCGCCACTGCGAGTGCAGAGCAATTGACTCAAGACCAGGGCATGCTGGCACTCATTGCCGAGATACGCGCAGCTAGTCTAGCTGCGGCCACGCCAGCATCTCAAGCGCAACTGCAATCGTTAACCCAACGTTTATACAACCAGTATGTGCTGGCAAAACAATGGTTAGATGCCGCCAATCTTGCTTTAAACACGCTGCCTGCCAGCGGTGCTGTGGCTGGCGCCTATGCCGCGGTAGATGATAGCCGTGGCGTATGGAAAGCCCCTGCCAATGTGCCTCTTAAACAGGCCATACGGCCGGTGCTTAACCTCACCAATGCGCAACAAGCCGATTACAACGTAGACGCAGACGCTGGCAAATCGATTAATATCATCCGCAAATTTACCGGCAAAGGCACGCTGATATGGGGCGCCAGAACCCTGGCGGGCAACGACAACGAATGGCGTTATGTGAACGTACGTCGCTTGTTTAGCTGGGTAGAGGCATCTATTAACCACGGCCTGCAAGCGCTGGTGTTTGAGCCTAACGACGCCAACACCTGGCTGCGCGCGCAAGCCATGATAGAACACTTTTTAACTTTGCTGTGGCGGCAAGGGGCATTGCAAGGCAGTAAACCGGCGCATGCTTTTTTCGTGAATATCGGCCTGGGCAAAACGATGACAGCCGACGATATTGTGCAAGGGCTGATGCGGATTGAAATTGGCATGGCCGCGGTACGGCCAGCAGAGTTTATTGTGTTAAAACTTAAAGTAACTATCAGCCAGAATGGGTGA
- a CDS encoding c-type cytochrome encodes MNHTLGLSLLVLVAGLSACDKQASTASTSGAAAGGEAIKFVKTQDGSALEIKHELFDTPAAKEFLASGKNPYIGKDDAIAAGKKIFQLYSCTQCHGPEAGGQVGPALTGPNYNYAKDATNKGMFETVWNGTNGGMGAKGKGLMDPSDANNGITPDELLKVIAWVRSHGSLTGNEDAAS; translated from the coding sequence ATGAATCACACCCTTGGCTTAAGCCTGTTGGTATTAGTGGCTGGACTCTCAGCCTGTGACAAACAGGCATCTACTGCGAGCACTTCAGGTGCAGCTGCCGGTGGCGAGGCAATCAAGTTTGTCAAAACACAGGATGGTTCAGCGCTGGAAATCAAGCACGAATTATTTGATACACCAGCCGCCAAGGAGTTTTTAGCCAGTGGCAAAAACCCGTATATCGGCAAAGACGATGCGATCGCCGCCGGTAAAAAGATTTTCCAGTTGTATTCCTGCACCCAATGTCATGGCCCTGAAGCGGGCGGGCAAGTTGGCCCGGCATTAACCGGGCCCAATTACAACTACGCCAAAGACGCCACTAATAAAGGCATGTTTGAAACCGTCTGGAACGGCACCAATGGCGGCATGGGAGCTAAAGGTAAAGGGTTGATGGACCCCTCAGATGCCAACAACGGCATCACGCCTGACGAGCTATTAAAAGTCATTGCCTGGGTCCGCAGCCATGGCAGCCTGACGGGTAATGAAGATGCCGCCTCGTGA
- a CDS encoding co-chaperone YbbN, with product MNSSNKFKSLFTYLLLSGLLASHPVFADWLGTLKSATEVIKQTGVLDKLSEPANKPAEAAGGVLEKIQAGSVNQIASQTDLPLGLTEYPRSVLHQRIDNPFDQLMIPISPPKRITSDKWVPRYSVPVEGQVTMLQFTHEANDSPLLIQKHYESWLAGQGFERLLVCQAPCKQADVVYWLPYIDQARRMEWHMFPKDATYIAAYKDNAMALVSVGQLGNKTHGSFVKVVEGRVTDNSQWKMLTTQVAPLPEVASSQAAVNNGSANTRTAQRPAYVNKPLPEPMKVNERALIEVPKDGKAPVGIQDVAFDQSMAQALHQQTNISTPGLGALFITKEGQCEACTKQSQLFERSAKKYAGKVSFLRTTAPAEPRVVFGDVVQYVAFPSMVLYKDGKYINNPYWANNDGDLDDVIKADALNIEEGNAEAIRWNTAIKLREKRGIPVREVPVKPVSVSLPKTTTAPSKMLFSSLNANSTNQLLHLAEGSEGILVVHASSNHAGCSWCIKSNPVFETLAKKYAGRATFMMATAAGNWTESFASDFAIAYGLYAVPTTFVFKDGQLIKRLDGYKRLEDMEDALMH from the coding sequence TTGAATTCGAGTAATAAGTTTAAGTCGCTGTTTACTTACCTGCTGCTCAGTGGGTTACTGGCTTCTCATCCCGTTTTTGCTGATTGGCTGGGGACTTTAAAAAGTGCTACAGAGGTTATTAAGCAAACCGGCGTGCTGGACAAACTGAGCGAGCCGGCCAATAAACCTGCTGAGGCAGCGGGTGGTGTGCTGGAGAAAATACAGGCGGGCAGCGTCAATCAAATTGCCAGCCAAACCGATTTACCCTTGGGCTTAACAGAGTATCCCAGGTCGGTGTTACATCAAAGAATCGACAATCCTTTTGATCAGTTGATGATCCCGATCAGCCCGCCAAAAAGAATTACGTCTGACAAATGGGTGCCAAGATATTCGGTCCCTGTCGAAGGCCAGGTCACCATGCTGCAATTTACGCATGAAGCCAATGACAGTCCATTGCTGATTCAAAAACATTATGAGTCCTGGCTGGCTGGCCAAGGCTTTGAGCGCCTGCTGGTTTGTCAGGCGCCCTGCAAACAGGCCGATGTGGTTTACTGGTTGCCCTATATTGACCAGGCGCGCCGCATGGAGTGGCATATGTTTCCCAAAGATGCTACCTATATCGCGGCCTATAAAGATAATGCGATGGCACTGGTATCAGTCGGTCAACTTGGCAATAAAACCCATGGCTCTTTTGTCAAAGTGGTCGAAGGCCGCGTGACAGATAATAGCCAGTGGAAAATGCTCACCACTCAGGTTGCCCCTTTACCTGAAGTAGCCTCTAGCCAGGCTGCGGTTAACAATGGCAGCGCTAACACGCGCACAGCGCAAAGGCCTGCTTATGTGAACAAACCCCTGCCAGAGCCAATGAAAGTCAATGAAAGAGCCCTGATTGAGGTCCCAAAAGACGGCAAAGCACCAGTTGGCATTCAAGACGTTGCGTTTGATCAGTCAATGGCACAGGCTTTGCATCAGCAAACCAATATTAGTACTCCAGGCTTGGGGGCACTCTTTATTACCAAAGAAGGCCAGTGTGAGGCTTGCACCAAACAAAGCCAGCTTTTTGAAAGGTCTGCCAAAAAATATGCAGGCAAAGTCAGCTTTCTGCGTACCACGGCACCCGCAGAGCCCAGAGTGGTGTTTGGTGATGTTGTGCAATATGTCGCTTTTCCATCCATGGTGTTATACAAAGATGGCAAATATATTAACAACCCTTATTGGGCAAATAATGATGGTGACTTGGATGACGTAATCAAAGCAGACGCGCTTAATATTGAAGAGGGTAATGCAGAGGCTATTCGCTGGAATACGGCGATCAAATTACGTGAAAAGAGAGGTATTCCAGTGCGCGAGGTCCCGGTGAAGCCGGTGAGTGTCAGTTTGCCAAAAACGACCACGGCACCCAGCAAAATGCTTTTTTCATCGCTCAATGCCAACAGTACCAATCAGCTACTGCATTTGGCAGAAGGCTCTGAGGGTATTCTGGTGGTGCACGCCAGCTCTAACCATGCAGGATGCAGCTGGTGTATCAAGTCTAACCCGGTGTTCGAGACGCTTGCCAAGAAATATGCGGGCAGGGCCACGTTTATGATGGCAACGGCGGCGGGCAACTGGACAGAAAGCTTTGCATCTGACTTTGCGATTGCCTACGGCCTGTATGCCGTGCCAACCACTTTTGTCTTTAAAGATGGCCAATTGATTAAACGATTGGATGGATATAAACGCCTGGAGGACATGGAGGATGCACTCATGCATTAG
- a CDS encoding BON domain-containing protein: MKTDTQLKNDVTAELKWDNSVNANQIGVEVKDGIVTLSGHVDHYSEKWAAERAVQKVLGVKALAIELDVKLPGSSNRDDSDIALTAKNVLEWTTNWPKDQVKVMVEKGWITLSGQLDYDYQRQLALSSVRNLMGVKGVSNKITLKPFISTSTVKSVIDAALKRRALTDAQQIVVTVDGGKVNLSGVVHSWSEREMVCDSVWNTPGVTEVSDNITVAY, translated from the coding sequence ATGAAAACAGATACTCAGTTAAAAAACGATGTCACAGCAGAGCTCAAGTGGGACAACTCAGTGAACGCCAATCAAATTGGCGTTGAAGTGAAAGATGGCATCGTCACATTATCTGGTCACGTTGATCACTATTCAGAAAAGTGGGCAGCAGAACGAGCAGTACAAAAAGTACTTGGTGTAAAAGCATTGGCTATTGAGTTGGATGTCAAATTACCAGGATCCAGCAATCGCGATGATAGCGACATTGCACTGACTGCCAAAAATGTTCTTGAATGGACCACCAATTGGCCAAAAGATCAAGTTAAGGTGATGGTAGAAAAAGGCTGGATAACTCTTTCTGGGCAATTGGACTATGATTATCAGCGCCAACTCGCCTTATCAAGTGTACGCAATTTAATGGGAGTTAAAGGAGTTAGTAATAAAATAACTTTAAAACCATTTATATCTACTAGCACTGTTAAATCGGTCATTGATGCTGCATTAAAAAGACGAGCTTTAACGGACGCCCAACAAATAGTTGTCACGGTCGATGGTGGCAAGGTTAATCTCTCGGGTGTAGTACATAGCTGGTCAGAGCGTGAAATGGTCTGTGATTCTGTTTGGAATACCCCAGGAGTTACCGAGGTTAGTGATAATATTACTGTCGCTTATTAA
- a CDS encoding BON domain-containing protein has protein sequence MKNTIKSLLLVSALTLPLAGFAADGDSIGTKVEDSVITAKVKTAFAKDKAVSATDIKVETDSNGLVQLSGVVKSKAEADKAVLLAKNVKGVTAVKDDIVVTQ, from the coding sequence ATGAAAAACACAATTAAATCTCTGTTGTTAGTAAGTGCGTTGACATTGCCTTTGGCTGGCTTTGCAGCCGATGGTGACTCGATTGGCACCAAGGTTGAAGACTCTGTGATTACCGCCAAAGTGAAAACAGCGTTTGCCAAAGATAAAGCGGTGAGTGCCACAGACATTAAAGTTGAAACTGACAGCAATGGTTTGGTGCAATTGTCTGGTGTGGTGAAATCAAAAGCTGAAGCAGACAAAGCAGTGCTGTTAGCCAAAAATGTGAAAGGCGTGACCGCCGTGAAAGACGATATTGTCGTCACACAATAA
- a CDS encoding four-helix bundle copper-binding protein → MTEQDLKMCMELCKKCAEACESCAIACESEANPMLRTCIELDMDCADFCRLTASFIARRSDFVELVCQDCAEICTACADECEQHASDHCRACAQACRRCAEECLNVGAAAYA, encoded by the coding sequence ATGACTGAACAAGACCTGAAAATGTGTATGGAGCTCTGCAAAAAATGTGCTGAAGCTTGTGAAAGCTGTGCCATTGCTTGTGAGTCTGAGGCAAACCCCATGCTGCGCACCTGTATTGAGCTAGATATGGATTGCGCGGACTTTTGCCGCCTGACCGCTTCGTTTATTGCGCGTCGTAGCGACTTTGTTGAACTGGTTTGCCAGGACTGTGCGGAAATTTGCACCGCCTGTGCCGATGAATGTGAGCAACATGCCTCTGACCATTGCCGTGCTTGCGCGCAAGCATGTCGTCGTTGTGCTGAAGAGTGCCTCAACGTTGGCGCGGCTGCATATGCTTAA